Proteins from a single region of Streptomyces sp. TN58:
- a CDS encoding STAS domain-containing protein, whose protein sequence is MATEDAPVPETDAGAGHQDHYVVEVSGDMDLDHAAELRETLAAALSQAPPGAEIIVDLRNSSFCDSTGLNTLLDAQRQGARTGHVLHLAAPSHQLLRLLELTGSSGAFPLDASVPG, encoded by the coding sequence ATGGCTACCGAGGACGCGCCCGTACCGGAAACCGACGCCGGGGCCGGGCACCAGGACCACTACGTGGTCGAGGTGAGCGGTGACATGGACCTGGACCACGCGGCCGAACTGCGCGAGACGCTCGCCGCCGCCCTGTCGCAGGCTCCTCCGGGCGCCGAGATCATCGTCGACCTGCGGAATTCCTCCTTCTGTGATTCCACGGGCCTCAACACGCTGCTGGACGCCCAGCGGCAGGGCGCCCGGACGGGCCATGTCCTGCACCTGGCCGCCCCCAGCCACCAGCTGCTGCGTCTGCTCGAACTCACCGGTTCGAGCGGCGCCTTCCCCCTGGACGCCTCAGTGCCCGGCTGA
- a CDS encoding DUF5709 domain-containing protein yields MMSADETYGDEVYQPQETDEPAEAQPDLENTLDEPGLDDTLDTAYVPFDRPLAVDDRGTTAAEGHTGETLEQRLAREQPEVSDQDEIADEAGDPMLAGPDRAGRLAAVDDSAPQRHISVLARDVGIDGGAASAEEAAVHVVEDLPPVEDLPPAEDRDA; encoded by the coding sequence ATGATGAGCGCCGACGAGACCTACGGCGACGAGGTCTACCAGCCGCAGGAGACCGACGAGCCCGCCGAGGCGCAGCCCGACCTGGAGAACACCCTCGACGAACCGGGCCTCGACGACACCCTCGACACCGCGTACGTGCCCTTCGACCGCCCCCTCGCGGTCGACGACAGGGGCACCACCGCCGCCGAGGGGCACACGGGCGAGACACTCGAACAGCGCCTGGCGCGGGAGCAGCCGGAGGTGTCGGACCAGGACGAGATCGCCGACGAGGCCGGTGACCCCATGCTGGCGGGGCCGGACCGGGCGGGCCGTCTCGCCGCGGTGGACGACTCGGCTCCGCAGCGCCACATCTCCGTACTGGCCCGCGACGTCGGGATCGACGGCGGCGCCGCCTCGGCCGAGGAGGCCGCGGTCCACGTCGTCGAGGACCTGCCGCCTGTCGAGGACCTGCCGCCCGCCGAGGACCGGGACGCCTGA
- a CDS encoding SixA phosphatase family protein, producing the protein MSSDPAPHTTGCRLLLVRHAKAVPKGDPANDFERPLGERGKADAPRTGRWLADNGYRADLALCSPSRRTRQTWQLLVPALPDPPDAVYDDRLYNAEPNTLVTVVRERGAGLGCVALVGHNSGIHELATALCGTGPAELLEQLRDGFPTSGVVVVDLAGGWQDLVLDRGRGHLTAMWSPAH; encoded by the coding sequence ATGTCCTCGGACCCAGCGCCGCACACGACCGGGTGCCGACTGCTGCTGGTACGGCACGCCAAGGCGGTGCCCAAGGGTGATCCCGCCAATGACTTCGAACGCCCCCTGGGCGAGCGCGGCAAGGCCGACGCCCCCCGGACGGGCCGCTGGCTGGCGGACAACGGCTACAGGGCGGACCTGGCCCTGTGCTCGCCCTCGCGCCGGACACGGCAGACCTGGCAGCTGCTCGTCCCCGCCCTGCCCGACCCGCCCGACGCCGTCTACGACGACAGGCTCTACAACGCGGAGCCGAACACGCTGGTCACCGTGGTGCGGGAGCGGGGGGCGGGGCTCGGCTGCGTGGCACTGGTCGGCCACAACTCCGGTATCCACGAGCTTGCCACGGCTCTGTGCGGGACCGGGCCGGCGGAGCTCCTGGAGCAGCTGCGGGACGGGTTCCCCACCTCCGGTGTCGTGGTGGTGGACCTCGCGGGCGGCTGGCAGGACCTGGTCCTGGACCGCGGCCGCGGGCACCTGACCGCCATGTGGTCACCGGCTCACTGA
- a CDS encoding FUSC family protein → MSETISSFATRVVRRRREPVAVQALRSTAAAVISYVVALRLSSEPNPLTAPLTALLVVQVTLYSTLTTSIRRVNSVVVGVLIAIGFSALVGLTWWSLGLLILASLVVGHLVRVDEFVPEVAISAMLVLGVTQVADTAWDRVLETVIGAVVGLLVNLLLAPPLWIGPAGDAITDLAQRMSRLLDHLGEESLGPGKVEQAAARLHEARRLDNDIAQVDTALRQAEDSIRLNPRVKEGLLFRLVLRTGLDTLEICAVVLRVACRTLTDLAKARPDGPLFEPPTAAALREVLRHTAIAVESFAQLITAQVSANAEEAEARLTGELAVARSHRDRLAELLLASAREDPEHWQLCGALLAEIDRVLDELGVEKRSQRLLEELDQNARTRHTGRLRAWTRGRRRGRGGTKRPEGAG, encoded by the coding sequence ATGTCGGAAACGATCAGCAGCTTCGCCACCCGTGTCGTACGGCGCCGCCGCGAGCCCGTCGCCGTCCAGGCGCTCCGCTCCACGGCCGCGGCCGTGATCAGCTACGTCGTAGCGCTGCGCCTGAGCAGCGAACCGAACCCGCTGACCGCGCCGCTGACGGCGCTGCTCGTCGTCCAGGTCACGCTCTACTCCACGTTGACCACCAGCATCCGCCGGGTCAACTCGGTGGTCGTCGGGGTTCTGATCGCGATCGGGTTCAGCGCCCTCGTCGGCCTTACCTGGTGGAGCCTGGGACTGCTGATCCTCGCCTCCCTGGTGGTAGGCCATCTGGTGCGCGTGGACGAGTTCGTGCCCGAGGTCGCCATCAGCGCCATGCTCGTCCTCGGCGTCACCCAGGTGGCGGACACCGCCTGGGACCGCGTACTGGAAACCGTCATCGGCGCGGTGGTCGGACTGCTGGTCAACCTCCTCCTCGCGCCACCCCTCTGGATCGGCCCGGCGGGCGACGCGATCACCGATCTCGCCCAGCGCATGAGCCGCCTGCTCGACCATCTCGGCGAGGAGTCCCTCGGCCCGGGCAAGGTCGAGCAGGCCGCCGCACGGCTGCACGAGGCACGCCGCCTCGACAACGACATCGCGCAGGTCGACACCGCCCTACGGCAGGCCGAGGACAGCATCCGGCTCAATCCGCGGGTCAAGGAGGGCCTGCTCTTCCGACTGGTGCTGCGCACCGGGCTGGACACCCTGGAGATCTGCGCGGTGGTCCTCCGCGTGGCCTGCCGGACCCTGACCGACCTGGCCAAGGCCCGCCCCGACGGCCCGCTGTTCGAGCCCCCGACCGCCGCGGCCCTGCGCGAGGTGCTGCGGCACACCGCGATCGCCGTGGAGAGCTTCGCCCAGCTGATCACCGCCCAGGTCAGCGCCAACGCCGAAGAGGCCGAGGCGCGCCTGACCGGCGAACTGGCCGTGGCCCGCTCCCATCGCGACCGGCTCGCCGAACTGCTGCTGGCCTCCGCCCGTGAGGACCCCGAGCACTGGCAGCTGTGCGGTGCGCTGCTCGCCGAGATCGACCGGGTCCTCGACGAGCTGGGCGTGGAGAAGCGCTCGCAGCGCCTGCTGGAGGAACTGGACCAGAACGCCCGTACCCGGCACACCGGCCGGCTGCGGGCGTGGACCCGCGGCCGCCGACGCGGACGCGGCGGCACGAAGCGGCCGGAGGGAGCGGGGTGA
- a CDS encoding VOC family protein, whose protein sequence is MVHVLGSRILLRPTDPERSRAFYGETLGLAVYREFGTGPERGTVYFMGGGFLEVSGRADAPPAPGLRLWLQVADVQAAYEELHSRGAEVLRPPLREPWGLIEMWIADPDGVHIAVVEVPADHPLRFRP, encoded by the coding sequence ATGGTGCACGTACTGGGCAGCAGGATCCTGCTGCGTCCCACGGACCCGGAGCGCTCCCGCGCGTTCTACGGTGAGACCCTGGGCCTCGCCGTATACCGCGAGTTCGGAACGGGACCCGAGCGCGGCACGGTCTACTTCATGGGCGGTGGCTTCCTGGAAGTGTCCGGCCGCGCAGACGCGCCGCCCGCGCCCGGCCTACGGCTGTGGCTCCAGGTCGCCGACGTACAGGCGGCGTACGAGGAGCTGCACAGCCGCGGCGCGGAGGTACTGCGGCCTCCGCTGCGGGAGCCATGGGGACTCATCGAGATGTGGATCGCAGACCCGGACGGCGTACACATCGCCGTCGTGGAGGTCCCGGCGGACCATCCGTTGCGCTTCCGCCCCTGA
- a CDS encoding DUF6131 family protein, producing the protein MIVLGVILLIIGFVTGISILWTIGVILVVIGLVLWLLGALGHAVGGRKHYY; encoded by the coding sequence ATGATCGTTCTGGGCGTCATCCTGCTGATCATCGGCTTCGTCACGGGGATCTCGATCCTCTGGACGATAGGCGTGATCCTCGTCGTCATCGGCCTGGTGCTCTGGCTGCTGGGCGCGCTCGGACACGCCGTGGGCGGCCGCAAGCACTACTACTGA
- a CDS encoding AAA family ATPase, which translates to MGGEGTRLVVVRGNSASGKSSVAAGIRDRFGRGVALVGQDNLRRTVLRERDVPGGANIALIDTVARQALDAGYHVVVEGILHADRYGDMLLDLLGDHRGVSCCYYLDVPFEETLARHASKADPGLLAQVTDRELRAWYRERDLLPGGVETVVGADSALAETVGRIMRDTGLAGLPARAD; encoded by the coding sequence GTGGGAGGCGAGGGGACCCGGCTGGTGGTCGTCCGGGGCAACTCGGCGTCGGGCAAGTCCTCGGTGGCGGCGGGGATCCGCGACCGGTTCGGCCGCGGTGTGGCCCTGGTCGGCCAGGACAACCTGAGGCGCACCGTGTTGAGGGAGCGTGACGTGCCCGGCGGCGCCAACATCGCACTGATCGACACGGTCGCCCGCCAGGCGCTGGACGCCGGCTACCACGTGGTGGTCGAGGGCATCCTCCACGCCGACCGGTACGGCGACATGCTCCTGGACCTGCTGGGCGACCACCGCGGCGTCTCCTGCTGCTACTACCTCGACGTCCCGTTCGAGGAGACGCTGGCCCGCCACGCCTCCAAAGCCGATCCCGGGCTCCTGGCCCAGGTCACCGACCGGGAGCTGCGGGCCTGGTACCGGGAACGGGACCTTCTCCCCGGTGGTGTCGAGACCGTCGTAGGAGCCGACAGCGCCCTCGCCGAGACGGTCGGGCGGATCATGCGCGACACGGGTCTCGCGGGGCTCCCGGCCCGGGCCGACTGA
- a CDS encoding DUF3291 domain-containing protein: protein MPRLALYTFGVLKSPLADPGPLTREFYDTGEAVYRGIGRHPGYLAHAEAAAGDRGAHFGADWGAWGEFCVPAWYGKGRTVETTALATTLSLWTGVRPAFDAVYTGLHRGALNRRHDWFERTGHPGHVFWWVSDEVIPTWQDGVSRLEHLHGHGAAPYAFTFRHPFAPDGSPARATAR, encoded by the coding sequence GTGCCCCGTCTTGCGCTGTACACATTCGGAGTCCTGAAGTCACCTCTCGCCGATCCCGGACCGCTCACCCGCGAGTTCTACGACACCGGCGAGGCCGTCTACCGCGGGATCGGCCGGCACCCCGGATACCTTGCCCACGCCGAGGCGGCAGCCGGTGACCGGGGCGCACACTTCGGAGCGGACTGGGGCGCATGGGGAGAGTTCTGCGTACCGGCCTGGTACGGCAAGGGCCGTACGGTGGAAACCACCGCCCTGGCCACGACGCTCTCGCTCTGGACGGGCGTGCGCCCGGCCTTCGACGCCGTCTACACCGGTCTGCACCGAGGGGCTCTGAACAGGCGTCACGACTGGTTCGAGAGGACGGGGCACCCGGGCCACGTGTTCTGGTGGGTGTCCGACGAGGTGATACCGACCTGGCAGGACGGGGTTTCCAGGCTGGAGCACCTGCACGGTCACGGCGCCGCTCCGTACGCCTTCACCTTCCGCCACCCGTTCGCCCCGGACGGAAGCCCGGCCAGGGCCACGGCTCGCTGA
- a CDS encoding dihydrofolate reductase family protein — MRKLIYGMNLTLDGYIAAPGDDIGWSGPPSQELFRFWLDQERASALTLYGRKLWETMSSYWPTGDQRPDAAPAEVDFARNWRDTPKVVFSSTIDTVGWNARLVTGDAIAEITRLKAEDGGPMSIGGATLAGAAMRAGLIDEYVIATHPVLIGGGTPFFTALDSWVNLTLAETRTFPGGVVMTRYETRR; from the coding sequence ATGCGGAAGCTGATCTACGGCATGAACCTGACTCTGGACGGCTACATCGCCGCCCCCGGCGACGACATCGGCTGGAGCGGACCGCCGAGCCAGGAGCTGTTCCGGTTCTGGCTCGACCAGGAGCGGGCGAGCGCCCTGACCCTGTACGGGCGCAAGCTGTGGGAGACGATGAGCTCCTACTGGCCGACCGGTGACCAGAGGCCCGACGCCGCCCCGGCGGAGGTCGATTTCGCGCGGAACTGGCGGGACACGCCGAAGGTGGTGTTCTCCTCGACGATCGACACCGTCGGCTGGAACGCCCGCCTCGTCACCGGCGACGCGATCGCCGAGATCACCCGTCTCAAGGCCGAGGACGGCGGCCCGATGAGCATCGGCGGCGCGACGCTCGCCGGGGCGGCCATGCGCGCCGGGCTGATCGACGAGTACGTGATCGCCACCCATCCGGTCCTGATCGGCGGGGGCACGCCGTTCTTCACCGCGCTGGACAGCTGGGTGAACCTCACCCTGGCGGAGACGCGGACGTTTCCCGGCGGCGTGGTCATGACCAGGTACGAGACGAGGCGCTGA
- the thpR gene encoding RNA 2',3'-cyclic phosphodiesterase has product MKEQIQPSTVRVFIALAPPDDAKEELARALRPAYAAYPGMRWNRIEDWHITLAFLGELPVGTVPLLRPPLAALAAGRSPVELALRGGGHFDERVLWSGVDGDLEGLHLLASEVRAVAKECGVPFEDRPLRPHLTLARTRRNDPACVVEAAAGLAAFSGRRWRAARLHLVGSNIGRGPGPIHYRDIEAWSFRRRDEGPVGDDGRQAPGVSDDGAAAP; this is encoded by the coding sequence GTGAAGGAACAGATCCAGCCCTCGACCGTTCGTGTGTTCATAGCGCTCGCCCCGCCCGACGACGCCAAGGAGGAGCTCGCCCGGGCGCTGCGGCCCGCCTATGCGGCGTACCCGGGCATGCGGTGGAACCGCATCGAGGACTGGCACATCACCCTGGCCTTCCTCGGAGAGCTGCCGGTCGGCACCGTCCCGCTCCTGCGTCCGCCGCTGGCGGCCCTGGCGGCGGGCCGCAGCCCCGTCGAGCTGGCGCTTCGCGGTGGCGGCCACTTCGACGAGCGGGTGCTGTGGAGCGGCGTCGACGGCGACCTCGAAGGCCTGCACCTGCTCGCGTCCGAGGTGCGCGCCGTGGCCAAGGAGTGCGGTGTCCCCTTCGAGGACCGCCCGCTGCGCCCCCACCTCACTCTGGCCCGCACCCGCCGCAACGATCCCGCGTGCGTGGTGGAGGCGGCCGCCGGACTCGCCGCGTTCTCCGGCCGCCGATGGCGGGCCGCCCGCCTGCACCTGGTGGGCAGCAACATCGGCCGCGGCCCCGGACCGATCCACTACCGCGACATCGAGGCCTGGAGCTTCCGCCGGCGCGACGAGGGCCCGGTCGGGGACGATGGCCGACAGGCCCCTGGTGTGTCGGACGACGGGGCCGCCGCGCCGTGA
- a CDS encoding FAD-binding oxidoreductase gives MPGTRPQPTPATRTRSWWGWGWSDAHPGDAECAAMGALVPGTLAHPLPVPRVRDLDIERPAVQPPAGLAHLVSTAPEERAAHAMGKAYRDVVRALRGRPGRIPDLVARPTDEREVADLLDWAGERQVAVVPYGGGSSVSGGVEYRGDAHDAVLSLDLTAMDRVLEVDAVGRAARIQAGTLGPGLEDQLRPHGLTLRHFPQSFEFSTLGGWLATRAGGHYATGRTHIDDFVQSLRVVTPAGTSASWRLPASGAGPSPDRLFLGSEGALGVITEAWVRLQERPAHKASASLAFTDFHAALEAVRALAQSDLSPANCRLLDAGEAALSGASHDGSAVLVLGFESADGPVTARLGQAVDLARSHGGRHGGPGGTGGADDDAAVSAWRSAFLRMPYLRDGLARMGAVAETFETAATWDRIPGLIEAVRTEVGEAALKASGHPAIVNCRLTHVYPDGAAPYFTVLAGGRPGDEVAFWDDLKAVASDVLHRHRATITHHHAVGRDHRPGYDRQRPDPFALALRAAKGALDPRGILNPGVLVD, from the coding sequence ATGCCCGGTACGAGGCCGCAGCCGACCCCTGCCACGCGCACCCGTTCCTGGTGGGGGTGGGGATGGTCGGACGCCCACCCCGGGGACGCGGAGTGCGCCGCCATGGGTGCCCTGGTGCCGGGCACCCTCGCCCACCCCCTCCCCGTCCCGCGCGTCCGCGACCTGGACATCGAGCGCCCCGCCGTGCAGCCTCCCGCCGGCCTGGCGCACCTGGTCTCCACCGCGCCCGAGGAGCGGGCCGCCCACGCCATGGGCAAGGCCTACCGGGACGTCGTACGGGCCCTGCGCGGACGCCCCGGACGCATCCCCGACCTGGTCGCCCGCCCGACGGACGAGCGGGAGGTGGCCGACCTGCTGGACTGGGCCGGCGAGCGGCAGGTCGCGGTCGTCCCGTACGGCGGCGGGTCCTCGGTCTCGGGCGGTGTCGAGTACCGCGGCGACGCCCACGACGCGGTGCTGTCCCTGGACCTGACCGCCATGGACCGCGTCCTGGAGGTGGACGCCGTCGGGCGGGCGGCGCGCATCCAGGCCGGTACGCTCGGCCCGGGCCTGGAGGACCAGCTGCGGCCCCACGGGCTGACCCTGCGGCACTTCCCGCAGAGCTTCGAGTTCTCCACGCTGGGCGGCTGGCTCGCCACCCGCGCCGGCGGCCACTACGCCACCGGGCGCACGCACATCGACGACTTCGTCCAGTCCCTGCGCGTGGTCACACCGGCCGGCACGAGCGCTTCCTGGCGGCTGCCCGCGTCCGGCGCGGGCCCCTCCCCCGACCGGCTGTTCCTCGGTTCCGAAGGCGCACTCGGGGTGATCACCGAAGCGTGGGTGCGGCTGCAGGAACGCCCCGCCCACAAGGCGTCGGCCTCCCTCGCCTTCACCGACTTCCACGCGGCGCTGGAGGCGGTCCGCGCCCTCGCGCAGTCGGACCTGTCCCCCGCCAACTGCCGGCTGCTGGACGCCGGAGAGGCGGCGCTGTCGGGTGCCTCGCACGACGGTTCCGCCGTGCTCGTCCTGGGATTCGAGTCAGCGGACGGACCGGTCACCGCCCGGCTCGGACAGGCCGTCGACCTGGCCCGCTCCCACGGCGGCCGACACGGCGGCCCGGGCGGGACCGGCGGCGCGGACGACGACGCGGCCGTGAGCGCCTGGCGGTCGGCCTTCCTGCGGATGCCCTACCTCCGCGACGGGCTGGCCCGGATGGGAGCCGTCGCGGAGACCTTCGAGACGGCGGCCACCTGGGACCGGATCCCCGGCCTGATCGAAGCCGTCCGCACGGAGGTCGGGGAAGCCGCCCTCAAGGCCTCCGGGCACCCGGCGATCGTCAACTGCCGACTCACCCACGTCTACCCCGACGGTGCGGCGCCGTACTTCACGGTCCTCGCCGGCGGGCGCCCCGGCGACGAGGTGGCCTTCTGGGACGACCTCAAGGCCGTGGCGAGCGACGTCCTGCACCGCCACCGGGCCACGATCACCCACCACCACGCAGTCGGCCGCGACCACCGCCCCGGCTACGACCGCCAGCGCCCCGACCCCTTCGCGCTCGCGCTGCGCGCCGCCAAGGGCGCACTCGACCCGCGGGGCATCCTCAACCCGGGCGTACTCGTCGACTGA
- a CDS encoding TetR/AcrR family transcriptional regulator, translated as MATPRSKAGTKGVPQQHRRQQILAAATEEFGTRGYAAASLPAIAERVGVTKTLLHQYFGTKEDLHLACLVPVGDRLLDTIRTAMEPDGGTTAHTPLRVLHSLFTALEGRREAWFVLYDTSLPPGGAAARRAAEYWSAIDSLAAGGTADLLRAAGSDDPLDADALKYVWRDLVATLVRWWIKHPDQSPEAMTRRCARLFAAAAALTPDPADPRR; from the coding sequence ATGGCAACCCCCCGCTCGAAAGCCGGTACCAAGGGAGTCCCGCAGCAGCACCGCCGGCAGCAGATCCTGGCCGCCGCCACGGAGGAGTTCGGCACCCGCGGCTACGCCGCCGCCTCCCTCCCCGCCATCGCCGAACGCGTCGGCGTCACCAAGACCCTGCTGCACCAGTACTTCGGCACCAAGGAGGACCTGCACCTCGCCTGCCTGGTCCCCGTCGGGGACCGCCTGCTGGACACCATCCGCACCGCGATGGAGCCGGACGGCGGCACCACCGCCCACACCCCGCTGCGGGTGCTCCACAGCCTCTTCACCGCCCTGGAGGGCCGCCGGGAGGCGTGGTTCGTCCTCTACGACACCTCCCTGCCGCCCGGCGGTGCGGCCGCCCGCCGGGCGGCCGAGTACTGGTCCGCCATCGACTCCCTCGCCGCCGGCGGCACCGCCGACCTGCTGCGCGCGGCCGGATCCGACGACCCGCTGGACGCCGACGCGCTCAAGTACGTCTGGCGGGACCTGGTCGCCACCCTCGTCCGCTGGTGGATCAAGCACCCCGACCAGTCCCCGGAGGCCATGACCCGGCGCTGCGCCCGCCTCTTCGCGGCGGCCGCCGCCCTCACGCCCGACCCCGCCGACCCGCGTCGCTGA
- a CDS encoding N-acyl homoserine lactonase family protein, giving the protein MVARLRVTTVDAGPFTMPRSDLQYGADGMITIPSTVAVIEHATHGLVLFDTGINHRVADPEAAEAHWGPGLRAAYGAEGFTRAHAVDAQLERLGYRLEDVRYVVYSHLHLDHAGGMTYFPHAVHVAQHEELRHAWWPDRWTARGYAFHDYAAARDYDFLELRGDADLFEDGTLTIVRTAGHTPGHQGVVLDLDHHGRIALMGDAAHLQQALDRDIPMPSDWNVEEKLLAYGRLRRLARAGIRVFLSHDPDHFADLPHDGAYWD; this is encoded by the coding sequence GTGGTCGCCAGACTGCGCGTGACGACGGTGGACGCCGGGCCGTTCACCATGCCGAGGAGCGACCTCCAGTACGGGGCCGACGGCATGATCACCATCCCGTCCACGGTCGCCGTCATCGAACACGCCACCCACGGGCTGGTCCTCTTCGACACGGGCATCAACCACCGGGTGGCCGATCCCGAAGCCGCCGAAGCCCACTGGGGCCCGGGCCTGCGCGCCGCGTACGGCGCCGAGGGGTTCACCCGGGCCCACGCCGTCGACGCGCAACTGGAACGCCTCGGCTACCGCCTCGAAGACGTCCGGTACGTCGTCTACTCCCACCTGCACCTCGACCACGCCGGCGGGATGACCTACTTCCCGCACGCCGTGCACGTCGCCCAGCACGAGGAGCTGCGCCACGCGTGGTGGCCCGACCGCTGGACCGCCCGGGGCTACGCGTTCCACGACTACGCGGCCGCCCGGGACTACGACTTCCTCGAACTGCGCGGTGACGCCGACCTGTTCGAGGACGGCACGCTCACCATCGTGCGCACCGCCGGCCACACCCCCGGCCACCAGGGCGTCGTCCTGGACCTCGACCACCACGGACGGATCGCCCTCATGGGCGACGCCGCCCACCTCCAGCAGGCGCTCGACCGCGACATCCCGATGCCCAGCGACTGGAACGTCGAGGAGAAACTGCTCGCCTACGGCCGCCTGCGCAGGCTCGCCCGGGCAGGGATCCGGGTCTTCCTCTCCCACGACCCGGACCACTTCGCAGACCTCCCGCACGACGGCGCCTACTGGGACTGA
- a CDS encoding aldo/keto reductase, protein MEMRALGGQGLEVGAEGLGLMGMSAHYGATDEAESLATIDRALELGVTLLDTAEGYGPFRNEQLLGKALSGRREAAVVATKTGVEFTDEGAFRGHNATPEYIRRSADRSLRHLGTDHIDLYYLHRVDPDVPIEESVGALAELVEAGKVRHIGLCEVSPATIARAHAVHPLAAVQTEYSLFERGIEHDGVLATLRELGIGLVAYSPLGRGFLSGAITSPDDFAADDFRRTDPRFQGENFHRNLAVVDQVRRLAAAKGVTPSQLALAWTLHQGAVPIPGTKRRRYLEENIAATAVTITPAELAAIDAVAPHGVASGDRYAPELMASLNG, encoded by the coding sequence ATGGAGATGCGCGCACTGGGCGGCCAGGGCCTGGAGGTAGGGGCCGAGGGCCTTGGCCTGATGGGCATGAGCGCCCACTACGGCGCCACCGACGAGGCCGAGTCCCTCGCCACGATCGACCGCGCCCTGGAGCTGGGAGTCACCCTTCTCGACACCGCCGAGGGCTACGGCCCCTTCCGCAACGAGCAGCTGCTCGGCAAGGCCCTGTCCGGCCGCCGCGAGGCGGCCGTGGTGGCCACGAAGACCGGGGTCGAGTTCACCGACGAGGGCGCGTTCCGCGGGCACAACGCCACCCCCGAGTACATTCGCCGGTCCGCCGACCGCTCCCTGCGCCACCTGGGCACCGACCACATCGACCTGTACTACCTGCACCGCGTCGACCCGGACGTCCCGATCGAGGAGAGCGTGGGCGCCCTGGCCGAGCTGGTCGAGGCCGGCAAGGTCCGCCACATCGGCCTCTGCGAGGTCTCCCCCGCCACGATCGCCCGCGCGCACGCCGTGCACCCGCTGGCCGCGGTACAGACCGAGTACAGCCTCTTCGAGCGCGGCATCGAGCACGACGGCGTGCTCGCCACACTGCGCGAGCTGGGGATCGGGCTCGTCGCCTACTCCCCGCTCGGCCGCGGGTTCCTCTCCGGTGCCATCACCAGCCCCGACGACTTCGCGGCGGACGACTTCCGCCGCACCGACCCGCGGTTCCAGGGCGAGAACTTCCACCGGAACCTGGCCGTCGTGGACCAGGTTCGCCGGCTCGCAGCGGCGAAGGGCGTGACACCCTCGCAGCTCGCGCTGGCCTGGACCCTGCACCAGGGCGCGGTGCCCATCCCGGGCACCAAGCGCCGCCGCTACCTGGAGGAGAACATCGCCGCCACCGCCGTGACGATCACCCCGGCCGAACTGGCCGCGATCGACGCCGTGGCCCCGCACGGTGTGGCCTCCGGCGACCGGTACGCGCCCGAGCTGATGGCCTCCCTGAACGGCTGA
- a CDS encoding TetR family transcriptional regulator, with translation MARDSNATKARLLDAAFSEFAAYGIAGARVDRIADAAQANKRLIYVYYGNKEQLFDAVLQRALETGSESVPFDADDLPGYAGAVFDHLVERPELMRLVLWKQLERPGSTGAEAESYEGKIEAVRRAQEAGRVNAGLAPADVLTLVIGLSQAWFGAVGGPPAGAGATAWPAARLAAHRAAVVESVHRITVP, from the coding sequence ATGGCACGGGACTCCAACGCGACCAAGGCGCGCCTGCTCGACGCGGCCTTCTCCGAGTTCGCGGCGTACGGCATCGCCGGTGCGCGCGTCGACCGCATCGCCGACGCCGCGCAGGCGAACAAGCGGCTCATCTACGTCTATTACGGCAACAAGGAGCAGCTCTTCGACGCCGTGCTCCAGCGGGCCCTGGAGACCGGCTCGGAATCGGTCCCCTTCGACGCCGACGACCTGCCCGGCTACGCGGGCGCCGTCTTCGACCACCTCGTCGAGCGGCCCGAGCTGATGCGGCTCGTGCTGTGGAAGCAACTGGAGCGCCCCGGGTCCACGGGTGCGGAGGCCGAGTCCTACGAGGGCAAGATCGAGGCCGTGCGGAGGGCGCAGGAGGCCGGCCGGGTCAACGCGGGCCTGGCGCCGGCGGACGTGCTGACGCTGGTCATCGGCCTGTCGCAGGCCTGGTTCGGCGCGGTGGGCGGCCCGCCGGCAGGAGCCGGCGCCACCGCCTGGCCGGCGGCCCGCCTGGCCGCCCACCGCGCGGCGGTGGTGGAATCCGTCCACCGCATCACGGTGCCGTAG